The following coding sequences are from one Dreissena polymorpha isolate Duluth1 chromosome 8, UMN_Dpol_1.0, whole genome shotgun sequence window:
- the LOC127841965 gene encoding uncharacterized protein LOC127841965 isoform X2: MSWHGSKRPVTARERSTRRDLSGINDSHRTLPPRPTSQYGRSDRPLTDVPGLERTRSYLERTDAFGQAMKYVHRDKLQRPTYDYEQDRDGRSYSRDLYTTYDSYEDRVQLVEQMQIRRSKEASKQMLFGVFSNAMAILEQFETRESPHKTLEKSFLYIPDQRGKSDEDIRSILETQILLFETQTKSCPAHVKAEVAEELRRKLLDWMAIRADNDCNIADTDRFAAKMYEILATGHTTHAFHNRPSRPHSAATIRESMPHILGGLHSARQLDEDFRTHEAKKAMSPDTRRSRSGNAIKAGAKRILRCNHALESQLATDVQLFEGGSFDMK, from the exons gcACGGTAGTAAACGACCAGTAACTGCGCGCGAAAGGTCAACCAGAAGAGACCTTTCGGGTATCAATGACAGCCATCGGACTCTCCCCCCAAGGCCCACGTCACAATATGGCAGATCGGACAGACCATTAACAG ACGTACCGGGTTTGGAGAGGACCAGGTCTTATCTTGAAAGAACGGACGCATTTGGCCAGGCAATGAAATATGTACACAGAGACAAACTGCAACGAC CAACTTATGACTATGAGCAGGACAGGGACGGTAGATCTTACAGTAGGGATTTATATACTACGTACGACAGTTACGAAGACCGAGTTCAACTGGTAGAGCAGATGCAGATTCGAAGATCAAAGGAAG CCAGCAAGCAGATGCTGTTCGGTGTGTTTTCAAATGCTATGGCTATACTGGAACAGTTTGAAACACGAGAATCGCCACACAAGACTCTTGAAAAATCATTCCTCTATATCCCTGATCAACGTGGCAAGTCGGACGAAGAT ATCAGGAGTATCCTTGAGACCCAGATATTACTCTTTGAGACTCAAACCAAGTCGTGTCCCGCCCATGTGAAGGCGGAGGTGGCTGAGGAGTTACGACGCAAATTATTGGACTGGATGGCGATCAGAGCAGACAACGATTGCAACATTGCGGACACCGACAGGTTCGCAGCCAAGATGTACGAGATACTGGCAACAGGACACACAACGCATGCCTTTCACAATAGGCCAAG CCGGCCCCACAGTGCCGCCACTATCCGGGAGTCTATGCCTCACATACTTGGAGGTCTGCATTCCGCTAGACAGCTTGACGAGGACTTCCGGACACACGAGGCCAAGAAAGCCATGAGTCCAGACACAAGACGCAGCCGATCGGGGAACGCAATCAAAGCTG GGGCCAAACGAATTTTGCGTTGCAACCATGCTTTGGAGTCGCAACTTGCAACTGACGTTCAACTCTTCGAAGGTGGTTCGTTTGATATGAAATAA
- the LOC127841965 gene encoding uncharacterized protein LOC127841965 isoform X1 — protein MSWHGSKRPVTARERSTRRDLSGINDSHRTLPPRPTSQYGRSDRPLTDVPGLERTRSYLERTDAFGQAMKYVHRDKLQRPTYDYEQDRDGRSYSRDLYTTYDSYEDRVQLVEQMQIRRSKEASKQMLFGVFSNAMAILEQFETRESPHKTLEKSFLYIPDQRGKSDEDIRSILETQILLFETQTKSCPAHVKAEVAEELRRKLLDWMAIRADNDCNIADTDRFAAKMYEILATGHTTHAFHNRPSRPHSAATIRESMPHILGGLHSARQLDEDFRTHEAKKAMSPDTRRSRSGNAIKAGAKRILRCNHALESQLATDVQLFEGGSFDMK, from the exons ATGTCATG gcACGGTAGTAAACGACCAGTAACTGCGCGCGAAAGGTCAACCAGAAGAGACCTTTCGGGTATCAATGACAGCCATCGGACTCTCCCCCCAAGGCCCACGTCACAATATGGCAGATCGGACAGACCATTAACAG ACGTACCGGGTTTGGAGAGGACCAGGTCTTATCTTGAAAGAACGGACGCATTTGGCCAGGCAATGAAATATGTACACAGAGACAAACTGCAACGAC CAACTTATGACTATGAGCAGGACAGGGACGGTAGATCTTACAGTAGGGATTTATATACTACGTACGACAGTTACGAAGACCGAGTTCAACTGGTAGAGCAGATGCAGATTCGAAGATCAAAGGAAG CCAGCAAGCAGATGCTGTTCGGTGTGTTTTCAAATGCTATGGCTATACTGGAACAGTTTGAAACACGAGAATCGCCACACAAGACTCTTGAAAAATCATTCCTCTATATCCCTGATCAACGTGGCAAGTCGGACGAAGAT ATCAGGAGTATCCTTGAGACCCAGATATTACTCTTTGAGACTCAAACCAAGTCGTGTCCCGCCCATGTGAAGGCGGAGGTGGCTGAGGAGTTACGACGCAAATTATTGGACTGGATGGCGATCAGAGCAGACAACGATTGCAACATTGCGGACACCGACAGGTTCGCAGCCAAGATGTACGAGATACTGGCAACAGGACACACAACGCATGCCTTTCACAATAGGCCAAG CCGGCCCCACAGTGCCGCCACTATCCGGGAGTCTATGCCTCACATACTTGGAGGTCTGCATTCCGCTAGACAGCTTGACGAGGACTTCCGGACACACGAGGCCAAGAAAGCCATGAGTCCAGACACAAGACGCAGCCGATCGGGGAACGCAATCAAAGCTG GGGCCAAACGAATTTTGCGTTGCAACCATGCTTTGGAGTCGCAACTTGCAACTGACGTTCAACTCTTCGAAGGTGGTTCGTTTGATATGAAATAA